A region of the Blochmannia endosymbiont of Camponotus nipponensis genome:
AGATCCACAAGGACAGGAATCATTACGACCTACTATTTTATTCTCAGTTAATGTATATTTATGTAAAAAATAATCTATTGATAATAACTTTTTATCAATTGCTCGTGCATCTATAGATTGGATATCATTACACTCATTATTTTTATCTAAAAAAGATTCTTTTTTACGCAATAATTCTACTGCTAATTTACTAATTTCACTTATTACTTCATATTTTAAATGGTCTAACATTTTAGTAAACATAGCAAATGATTCTCTTTTATATTCCTGCTTAGGATCTTTTTGTGCATACCCTCTTAAATGAATTCCTTGACGCAAATAATCCATTGATGCTAAGTGCTCTTTCCATAATACATCGAACGTCTTTAACATAATTCCTTTTTCAAAAGAACACATAATATTCACTCCGATTATTTTTTTTGTATATTCATACTGTTGCACCATATTATCTAATACACGCTGACGTAATATTTCTTTTTCTTCATATAACTTAGGATCTGATTTTATCCACTTTACAAGAGATAATTCCAAACAAAAATCATTTTTCAAACATTTTTCTAACTTTAAAAGATCTCTTTTATCTTCTATAATCTGCAGAGGTATATAAATATCAAACAACTTATCAACCACGTCGCAACGAATATTGCCTATAACATCACTAATATCTGACATATTTAACAACTTATCGCGTTGCGCATAAATAACACAACGCTGATCATTAGCTACATCATCATATTCTAATAACTGCTTTCTAATATCAAAATTACGGTTTTCCACTTTTTTTTGAGCATGAGCAATAGCTTTAGTAATCCATGGATGTTCAATTGATTCTCCTGATTTCATGCCTAATTTTTTCATCATGTTTACTAATCTATTAGAAGCAAAAATACGTATTAATGAATCTTCCATTGATAAATAAAATCTAGATGAACCTACATCTCCTTGTCGGCCAGATCGACCACGCAATTGATTGTCAATACGACGAGATTCATGCCGCTCAGTACCAATAACATGTAACCCTCCAGATTTTAACACTGTATCATGACGCTTTTTCCAATCAGATTTAATTTTTAAAATTTTACATGCACTTGTTGTTTTACTCAAAGCAGCAATATCTGCACGCCAATTTCCTCCTAACATAATATCAGTGCCACGACCAGCCATATTTGTAGCAATAGTTACCGCACCAGGATATCCTGCTTGTGCTATAATATCTGCTTCTACTGCATGAAATTTAGCATTTAAAACTTTATGAATAATTCCAATCTGACTTAAAGCACGAGAAATAATCTCAGATTTATCAATTGATATTGTTCCTACCAGAACTGGCTGACCACGTTTCACGCAATCTTTAATGTCACTAATAATAGCACCAATTTTTTCCTGTTCCGTCATGTAAATCACATCCGGAAAATCATTACGAATCATGGGACAATTAGTCGGTATAACGATAGTATTTAATTTATAGATAGATTGAAATTCAAACGCCTCAGTATTAGCTGTACCCGTCATACCAGACAATTTTTTATATAAACGGAAATAATTTTGAAATGTAATTGAAGCTAATGTTTGATTTTCATTGTGAATTGTTACATGTTCTTTAGCTTCTATTGCTTGATGCAACCCATCTGACCATCGACGACCAGGCATAACACGTCCTGTATGCTCATCAATAATAAGTATTTCCCCATTTTTAACAAGATAGTCCACTTCACATGCAAATAAAATATGCGCACGAAGTGCTGCATTAACATGATGCATTAATATAATATTGTCTGATGAATATAAGGATTCACCTTGACTCATAATTCCAGATTTAATTAATAGTTGTTCTATTAACACTAACCCATTTTCAGTTAGTACCACTTGTCTAGATTTTTCATCAACTGTAAAATATTCTTCTCGTTTCAAATTATTCATACTGTTGATATTTTGTTGAATTATACTAGCTACTAATTCATTAATTTTTAAATATAACAAAGAAGTATCATCTGATAGCCCAGAAATAACCAATGGAGTACGAGCTTCATCGATTAAAATTGAATCTACCTCATCCACTAATGCATAATACAATCCTCGTTGTACTCGCTCTTCTGGAACAAAAACCATATTATCGCGTAAATAATCAAAACCATATTCATTGTTTGTTCCATAGGTAATATCCGCTGCGTATGCAGCACGTTTCATAGCCGCTGACAGTCCCGGTAAATTAATGCCAACAGTTAACCCTAAAAATTCAAATAAAGGTCTATTATTTATCGCGTCTCTATGTGCTAAATAATTATTAACTGTAACAATATGTACTCCCTGACCATTTAATGCATTCAGATAAGCAGGTAAAGTAGCAGTTAACGTTTTTCCTTCTCCAGTTTTCATTTCTGCAATACAACGATTGTTAAGAACTATTCCTCCCAATAATTGGACATCAAAAAGACGTATATTAAATATCCTCTTAATAGCTTCACGCACCACAGCAAATGCTTGTGGTAATAGCTCTTCAAGATTGGCTCCTGATTGAATAGATATACGAAACTCATTAGTTTTAGAAGAAAGCTGACTATTATTCAGCTGCTCTATATCTTTTTCCATATGATTTATAATATCCACCACTTTTTTCATACGATGCAACACACGCTCGTTTCTATTTCTAAAAATTTTAGTAAACAATTTAAATGGTGTTATCATAACAATTCATATCTCATTATAATAATAATATATTATTTAAAAAATGCGATCATCGTATATATCCCTACATATAATACATGCAATCATATATGTACTAAGATAACGTTAATAATAATAATTAAAAATTAATATCGTTTCACAATTTAATAAAATAAATACTAACAAGTTAAATAACACTCATTATATATATTTATACTTCGATATATAATGAAATATTTATTAAACAATCGTTAATATTATCAAGTTACAATACCTTTAAAAAAATTTAAAAATTTTGAAAGTAGTAACCAGTTACTACTTTCAAAATGACGCGCAGCGCATACACACACGAAGAATATATATTCATTTAATGATATCAAAAGTATTTTTTTAAATATAAATAAAAGAACAACACATCTACAACCTTAATTCAACTAATCACATAATAAGTATTACATATATACAAAATTTCCATAACCACAATAATATAGATTTACTCAATCATCAAACAATTCAAATAATATACAAAAATGATACGCTTGAATGTTATATGTGTCTTACTAATACCTATAAAATAAGATGCGATACTTATTTATCACCAACATATCTAAATATGTATCATTCCTTTCAATTAAAAATTATAAGAAAGATATATAAACTACAATATCATTTATATATATATATATATATATATAAACTTTTTACATCAATAATAATAATATTGCATTAGTAAATGTATAAAATTAGATACTAAAATCTATATGATATACTATGTTACATACTCAAATAAACGATAATATTTTAAAATACTACAGGTAAATCAGATGCATTAGAAAAAGTAGCGATTTCCCATGCTTCCTGACAGGATAAAACAGTTTTTAATAATTTATTATTTAAAGTATGTCCAGATTTAAAAGCAATAAAAGAACCAATAAGGTTATGCCCACACATAAATAAATCACCAATAGCATCAAGCATTTTATGACGGACAAATTCATCATCAAAACGCAAACCATCCTCATTAAGTACGCGATAATCATCAATGATGATCGCGGAATTAAAACTTCCTCCTAACGCAAACCCACGAGATTGTAAATCTTTTACATCACGCATAAAACCAAAAGTACGTGCACGACTAATATTATGCACAAAAGATGCTGAAGAAAAATTAAAAAAATAATGTTGTGTATTAACATTAATAGCTGGATGATTAAAATCAATAGTAAAATCAACTGTAAACCCATCAAATGGTCTCAACTCAGCCCATTTTTCTCCATCTTCAACGCGTACAGTTTGTTTCAATCGAAGAAATTTTTTTGCACTATTAAGTTCTTCTATACCAGCATCTAATAATAAATATACAAATGGACTAGCGCTACCATCCATTATAGGCACTTCAGGAGCATTAAGTTCTATAATAATATTATCAATACCCAATCCTGCCTGAGCGGCACTTAAATGTTCAACAGTAAAAATCTGAGCACCACCGTATTCATTATTAATCAAACATGTGCATAACACAGTACTTCCTACTGATTTAACGTTAACCTGAAAATCTACAGGGGGATGTAAATCAGTACGACGATAAACGATCCCAGTATTTGCAGAAGTAGGACGCAAAGTTAACGTAACTTTTTTACCAGTATGTAAACCTACACCAGTAGTTTGTACAACGCGCTTTAATGTTCGTTGCTTTATCATTATATCATCTCATACAAAACCATTCGTGTTATTCATTTTATTGGTAAATTACATATATTACATTCTGCAATAAATTACCCACTTAAATTATTTTCAATTTAATCTGATTGCTTCCTCAAAAAAGCAGGAATATCTAAATAATCTATATCTTTATCAAGAGTTGTATTTTGATGATCTACCTTGGTGGGTGGTGTATGTCTTGATTCCTTAAAAAAAGTAGATACTCTTTGGGGAGAATGATGATAATGATTATCTCTCATTATCTTTTTTTCTTCTTTAGTATTAGATACAACAACATCCGAACGTTTATCAATACCTATTCCTGTTGCTACTACAGTAACACGTAACTCATTATTTATATCTGGATCTAAAGCGGTTCCAATAACTACTGTTGCATTATCAGAAGCAAAAGAACGTATAGTATTTCCTACAGTTTCAAATTCATCCAATCGTAAATCTAAACCAGAAGTAATATTCACTAAAACACCACGAGCACCGGATAAATCAATATCTTCTAATAAAGGACTAGCAATCGCTAATTCCGATGCTTCTTCTGCTCTATCGTCACCACATCCTATTCCAGATCCCATCATAGCATATCCCATTTCCGACATCACTGTACGTACATCTGCAAAATCTACATTCATTAAGCCCGGTCGAGTAATTAATTCAGCAATACCTTGTACTGCACCTTTTAACACATCATTAGCAGCACTGAAAGCATCTAATAATGATACACCACGTCCTAAAACTTTTAATAATTTATCGTTTGGAATTGTTATTAATGAATCTACATATTTAGACAATTCAGAAATTCCTTGTTCAGCAAAAGTCATGCGTTTTTTTCCTTCAAAATTAAAAGGCTTAGTGACTACAGCTACAGTCAAAATTCCTAAATCTTTGGCCACTTCCGCTATTATCGGAGCAGCACCGGTTCCAGTGCCTCCACCCATTCCTACGGCAATAAATACCATATCTGCACCTTCTATAGTAGCTTTTAATACGTCACGATCTTCTTCTGCGGCGTTACGACCAATTTCCGGATTCGCACCCGCTCCCAGCCCTTTAGTAACAGCACTACCAATTTGAATAGTTTGACCTACCGTCATTTTTCTTAAAGCTTGAGCGTCAGTATTAACAGCAAAAAAATCTACACCTTCAATATGTTCACGCAACATATGCTCAACCGCATTACTGCCACCCCCACCAATACCAACCACTTTGATTACTGCATCACTAGTTAACTCCATTGGTTCAAACATTATTTTCTCCATGTTCCTTAATTGTTTAAAAAATTATTTTTTAAACGGATTAAACATATTTTTATACCTATGAAATATTTTAAAATTCTTTTTTTAACCAATTGTTCACTTTTTTTATCCAACCTTTGATTGTTATCCCTTTTTCTATATCTATGTCATTGTTCAAATGAGATTCTTTCCCATAATGTAATAATCCAATAACAGTAGAATATTGTGGCTTTTTTATATCAGCCATTATCCCGTTTGTATTTATAGAAGACGCAATACGCACTTGTGTATGAAATACTTTTTGTGCACAAGTCGATAATCCATCTATAAGAGAGGCTCCCCCGGTCAACACAATACCTGCTGCAAGATGATGCTTGATATTCAATTGATGAAGTCGCGACTGTAGTTGTAATATTTCTTCATTGACCAACATCATTAACTCAATGTATCGAGGTTCGATAATTTCTGCCAACATATGACGTTGTAAAATACGAGGGGGTCTCCCTCCGACGCTTGGAACTTCTATATTTTCTCCTGTACTAATTAGGGATGCTAAAGCACAACCATAACGTACCTTAATTATTTCTGCATCTGATAATGGCGTTCCAAAGGCATAAGCAATATCACTAGTGACTACATTTCCAGCATACGGAATAACCTTGGTGTAACGTAAAGCCCCAGCAGTATATATTGCTATATCCATCGTACCACCACCAAGATCTACAACACAGACACCCAAATCACGTTCATCTTCTGTTAAAACAGCGTAACTTGAAGCTAATCCAGAAAATATTAATTGATCTACCTGCAATCCACATCGTTCTACCGCTTTAACAATATTCTTAGCCATATCATTATGACAAGTAATTAAATGCACTTTAGCTTGCATTCTAACCCCAGATAACCCCACTGGATTTTTTATACCTTCTTGATAATCAATAGCATAATCTTGTGGAATAACATGCAATATGCGATGTTCATCACGCACTCTAACTGATTTAGCTATATGTACTACATTATCTACATCTGATTGCGTCACCTCTTCTTCTGAAATAGGTACCATACCTATTTCATTTTTACAACTAATATGTTTTCCAGACAGAGAAAGGTAAACGGAAGCGATTTGACAGCCTGCCATTAATTCTGCTTGATTAACGGAATATTGTACGCATTTTATTACTGACTCCAAATTATTTACTCCACCTTTATCCATACCCCGTGACGAACAATGTCCTAATCCAATGATATTTACTATTCCATCAGGCAAAACTTCACCTACCATCGTAGCAACTTTGGATGTTCCAATTTCTAATCCCACTAGTAATTTTTTATCTGAACCTTTAATCATGCTTATGATGGCCTTTATTAATTTTTTATTTATTACAAAGCACAGCAACGATTGAGTTAGAGATCCATCTTACAGCAAACCCTGAACGATAACGTAAATCTATATACTCAATACATTTATTATTATCATTAATTGTATGAAGAAGAATAGGATAAATTTTAATAAAATAATATAATCGTTCGATTATATTATTTCTACCTAATTTTAGATGAACATTATTTTGAAAAACCAGTTGCCATGAATAACGCCTATCCATTTTTACCGATTTTATTGGAAAGTTAATAGATTTTAATATCTCATTAAATACATAATAATTCGCTAATACAATATGTTCACTGCCTTCTGGCCCATATAAAGATGGCATTAATTTTGTGTTATTATCTTGGTATTCTTTAGGTATGCTAAATATAATTCCAGTAGTACTCATCGTTTGTAAATCATTCCAATACGCTAAAGGTATATACTCTACTATATTAATTTTTAACGTATCCGGCCATTGTTTTCTAACACTAACTTGCTGAATCCATGGTAAACATTCAATTTTTTTTTGAATAACATTAACGTCCTGTGTTATAAATGTTCCTAATACACCTAATTCTACTATCAGCTTATTAATATCAGCTTTAGTAGTGTAATGACGCTCTCCAGTGAGTATCATATAAGACATAGGAAAACAACAAAATTTACAAACCCAGTCTCTTATTGTAAGAACACTCCAAACAACACCAATTACAACAACTAATATTAACATCCAATCTAATATTTGATGATAGAATGTATATCCTGATTTTAACATATGTCTAACAATCACGTGATTACGACCGCGTATTCGACTCTAATCGAAATATATTAGTAACCCACTCCTTGTTGCATATTTTTATTTTCACAAAAACTCATTATTATACTACCATATTTATATTTTTATTACTTTGTATAACTAAAAATTATTATTATTTATATATAGTCATTATTTCTAATGATCAATTTACGCACCACCTCTCCTATTGTACCAGCGCCTTGAATTAACAGCAAATCGTTATTTCTTAAGAATCGTGTTAAA
Encoded here:
- the secA gene encoding preprotein translocase subunit SecA; its protein translation is MITPFKLFTKIFRNRNERVLHRMKKVVDIINHMEKDIEQLNNSQLSSKTNEFRISIQSGANLEELLPQAFAVVREAIKRIFNIRLFDVQLLGGIVLNNRCIAEMKTGEGKTLTATLPAYLNALNGQGVHIVTVNNYLAHRDAINNRPLFEFLGLTVGINLPGLSAAMKRAAYAADITYGTNNEYGFDYLRDNMVFVPEERVQRGLYYALVDEVDSILIDEARTPLVISGLSDDTSLLYLKINELVASIIQQNINSMNNLKREEYFTVDEKSRQVVLTENGLVLIEQLLIKSGIMSQGESLYSSDNIILMHHVNAALRAHILFACEVDYLVKNGEILIIDEHTGRVMPGRRWSDGLHQAIEAKEHVTIHNENQTLASITFQNYFRLYKKLSGMTGTANTEAFEFQSIYKLNTIVIPTNCPMIRNDFPDVIYMTEQEKIGAIISDIKDCVKRGQPVLVGTISIDKSEIISRALSQIGIIHKVLNAKFHAVEADIIAQAGYPGAVTIATNMAGRGTDIMLGGNWRADIAALSKTTSACKILKIKSDWKKRHDTVLKSGGLHVIGTERHESRRIDNQLRGRSGRQGDVGSSRFYLSMEDSLIRIFASNRLVNMMKKLGMKSGESIEHPWITKAIAHAQKKVENRNFDIRKQLLEYDDVANDQRCVIYAQRDKLLNMSDISDVIGNIRCDVVDKLFDIYIPLQIIEDKRDLLKLEKCLKNDFCLELSLVKWIKSDPKLYEEKEILRQRVLDNMVQQYEYTKKIIGVNIMCSFEKGIMLKTFDVLWKEHLASMDYLRQGIHLRGYAQKDPKQEYKRESFAMFTKMLDHLKYEVISEISKLAVELLRKKESFLDKNNECNDIQSIDARAIDKKLLSIDYFLHKYTLTENKIVGRNDSCPCGSNKKFKECHGKIAY
- a CDS encoding cell division protein FtsQ/DivIB codes for the protein MLKSGYTFYHQILDWMLILVVVIGVVWSVLTIRDWVCKFCCFPMSYMILTGERHYTTKADINKLIVELGVLGTFITQDVNVIQKKIECLPWIQQVSVRKQWPDTLKINIVEYIPLAYWNDLQTMSTTGIIFSIPKEYQDNNTKLMPSLYGPEGSEHIVLANYYVFNEILKSINFPIKSVKMDRRYSWQLVFQNNVHLKLGRNNIIERLYYFIKIYPILLHTINDNNKCIEYIDLRYRSGFAVRWISNSIVAVLCNK
- the ftsA gene encoding cell division protein FtsA; this translates as MIKGSDKKLLVGLEIGTSKVATMVGEVLPDGIVNIIGLGHCSSRGMDKGGVNNLESVIKCVQYSVNQAELMAGCQIASVYLSLSGKHISCKNEIGMVPISEEEVTQSDVDNVVHIAKSVRVRDEHRILHVIPQDYAIDYQEGIKNPVGLSGVRMQAKVHLITCHNDMAKNIVKAVERCGLQVDQLIFSGLASSYAVLTEDERDLGVCVVDLGGGTMDIAIYTAGALRYTKVIPYAGNVVTSDIAYAFGTPLSDAEIIKVRYGCALASLISTGENIEVPSVGGRPPRILQRHMLAEIIEPRYIELMMLVNEEILQLQSRLHQLNIKHHLAAGIVLTGGASLIDGLSTCAQKVFHTQVRIASSINTNGIMADIKKPQYSTVIGLLHYGKESHLNNDIDIEKGITIKGWIKKVNNWLKKEF
- the lpxC gene encoding UDP-3-O-acyl-N-acetylglucosamine deacetylase — protein: MIKQRTLKRVVQTTGVGLHTGKKVTLTLRPTSANTGIVYRRTDLHPPVDFQVNVKSVGSTVLCTCLINNEYGGAQIFTVEHLSAAQAGLGIDNIIIELNAPEVPIMDGSASPFVYLLLDAGIEELNSAKKFLRLKQTVRVEDGEKWAELRPFDGFTVDFTIDFNHPAINVNTQHYFFNFSSASFVHNISRARTFGFMRDVKDLQSRGFALGGSFNSAIIIDDYRVLNEDGLRFDDEFVRHKMLDAIGDLFMCGHNLIGSFIAFKSGHTLNNKLLKTVLSCQEAWEIATFSNASDLPVVF
- the ftsZ gene encoding cell division protein FtsZ, whose translation is MFEPMELTSDAVIKVVGIGGGGSNAVEHMLREHIEGVDFFAVNTDAQALRKMTVGQTIQIGSAVTKGLGAGANPEIGRNAAEEDRDVLKATIEGADMVFIAVGMGGGTGTGAAPIIAEVAKDLGILTVAVVTKPFNFEGKKRMTFAEQGISELSKYVDSLITIPNDKLLKVLGRGVSLLDAFSAANDVLKGAVQGIAELITRPGLMNVDFADVRTVMSEMGYAMMGSGIGCGDDRAEEASELAIASPLLEDIDLSGARGVLVNITSGLDLRLDEFETVGNTIRSFASDNATVVIGTALDPDINNELRVTVVATGIGIDKRSDVVVSNTKEEKKIMRDNHYHHSPQRVSTFFKESRHTPPTKVDHQNTTLDKDIDYLDIPAFLRKQSD